The DNA segment TTAATTGTTGTTTCAATGTCTGACTAGTTTCTATGTCTGACTATTGTTGTTTCAGAGCGATGGATGCTACCTGTTTATACTGTTCCCCACCCACGGGGGTAAGAACGTGCAGGAGGCGGGCCAGGACTGTGTGAGGGCCAGTCGGACTGTCGGGATATACGGCGGCAGGTTTGTCGGCATTGCCAGGAAGGTGAGTGCAGACTAGCTCCAGGAAACACCTGGTGTTGCTAGTCGTGAATACAAGATATCACTACTAAGGATATTATTTttgcaaacacatacacattgtGATGCACTGTTGCTGTGTTCTACATCAGAAGTTGCTTCTGGACTCTGCTTGACATGCccatgaataaattaatgtttggaAGTAATGCTAAGCCATTTGACTGGATAACTGAAACTACAAACAGAATATTAACAGAAATTATAGGAATGTTAGAACCAACGTAAAGATAATTGTATTTTTGGTATTTCGTGACTGCTACGCCCACAGTGTTTCCAAATTGGCTAATGAAATAGTTGGGTTTGGGCAGCATTGAACCATCAGCACTATTCAGCTGTATTCAATCTTTTTGGGCATGAGTGAACGTAAATTCATCCTTTTCTGTATGTTTCTAAagcaggcccccctaagtaattgaaggaattacagcaaatttgaaggaattgcatctcaaatgtaaacaaacgcagcccactcgcgaaacaattgcagcgatatcggtaatttagcggtaataacagaaatacatcggccctatcggaagcaatgtcggtaatactggaaacacgatcggccatcttcggagatttttcggtcgcgggcggaaactcacgcagcaaaacatggcgtcgttggaagaagcacccgtctcggtgagatttgtttttagttcctactattacattttcatacttatccatctttgaccacccgtgttgaatgcgtttaggtatgaagtgttgtcagggcaatagcttatgtttttaggaaaagattgtcactgcagaagagtgtcacaagtcatgcccctggagattgtttacatctgaacatcgaagtcgtgccgatgattacgaacatcatgaacgtgcgccatgaagacgtttatgagccataatttttcttgctacgaagtgcaattgacaaatttaaacacattttacaaaaaaaaaatgatgttatatctggcgcacgttcgtaatcatcggcacgacttcgatgttcagatgtaaacaaactacaggggcatgacttgtgacgctctcctagagtgacaatcttttcctaaaaacataagctattgccccgacaacacctcatacctaaacgcattcaacacgggtggtcaaagatggataagtataaaaatgtaatagtagaaactaaaaacaaatctcaccgagacgggtgctttttccaacgacgccatgttttgctgcgtgagtttccgctcgcgaccgaaaaatctccgaagatggccgatcgtgtttccagtattaccgacattgcttccgatagggccgatgtatttctgttattaccgctaaattaccgatatcgctgcaattgtttcgcgagtgggctgtgtttgtttacatttgagatgcaattccttcaaatttgctgtaattccttcaattacttaggggggcctgtaaaGAGTATTCTGTTTAATGTCCCAGTTGATCTGTTCATGAAACTAACGACAGAGTTGTTGTTGTGTTGCAAGGTATTCAGTTATGGCTACGAGTCGTCCATGGATGAAGGCTGCATCGTTTTCTACTTCCCGTCACGTGATGCCGCAAACATGTTCTTCCGGTCCGACCCCAAGTTCAAACAGCCGGACTTCCCCCAGTGTGCCGGTCACTGTCAGGCGTGGGTAGTGGACCGCCATTACACCCCAGACAGCGAAGCAGGTGGGCCGGCACTATATGCtgtaaaaatatattatatgcTGTAATAATATATTCACTGCATACCGTACAAATGACACATCACCATATCTTTACCCAAGTGCTATGTTTCAGTTCTTGTATGAGTGAAAAACTCGagtttggactagacaatcttGTGATCTAAAGTATGAAAATCGATCTTCACaaatgggatacggtgacaagTGCCAATCAAGCCAGCCAGTCTTATCACCCGATCccaatagtcgcctcttactacaacccggatcttcacgggtagttcTTGTATGATAAATACCCTGGCCCATTTCGCTGGAAAATTGTTGATGCGGCATATAGCAATAGTCACTCTTTCATTCCCATTCGCAAACGTGGCTCTTTTTTGGACGTTCCTGTATCCAATTTCCCAATCACGTGTTCCGTACATGTCTACCGTACATGTGTGGAAGTTGATGGACGTCAAATCGCGTCACTGGAATCAGAGGTTCAAGGCGAAGATTTGAGATGGACTAGGTgtgttgttttatggaaatAGGACATTACATAGTAGACATTAGTGGATGAAGATTCCCGTGCACCTGCAGTGTAACCATGTCGTTCCTGCAAAGGCGTTGCGGTAGCCTAGtcgttaaagtgttctctcgtcacgttgaagacccgggttcgattccccacgtggtacaatgtgtgaagccatacAATAATTGTCAGTCATATAGTGTCATACAGACTCTGAGGCAAATAGACTCATTCTAGAATGTGTGGCAAATCTAGATTGCCAccatgtttcatatttcatgaagttaatttaaaaactgtttattttgtaaaatatgttcatttcataggGGCCAGATTTTAGTCGGGCAGATATATGGACATGTCTGTTTCAGGCAATGTAAAGTTGTAAAACCTGATTAACCATACCGGTACCGTAGTCTTGTATTGTCGATATTCGAGAACTCCCGATAACTTGATATATCTACATGATCCACGGTACTCGATGTTTCTCTTGCAGCACTGAACACGTTCATGATCTCGGAGATTCGCCTGAAGGACCCTGACTGCTACATGCACTACAAACACAACTTTGCCACGCCCTTCGCCGATCTCCTCCAGAAGTACAACGCCCAGCCCTACGTCGTGCAGACTTCCAGCGTGATGGGCATCAGGCGCTTCTACAAGGACCCCAACCACATTGTCACCGTCCACTTGTTCCGCAGCCCCCTCAACCTCGAGGATGTCATGAATGATGGTAGGTGTTATactgacatatttcatgatgatgtcatcatgatgtcatgaatgaTGGTAGGTGTTATactgacatatttcatgatgatgtcatcatgatgtcagtgatggtaggtgttatactgacatatttcatgatgatgtcatcatgatgtcatgaatgaTGGTAGGTGTTATactgacatatttcatgatgatgtcatcatgatgtcatgaatgaTGGTAGGTGTTATactgacatatttcatgatgatgtcatcatgataggtgttacactgacatatttcatgatgatgtcatcatgatgtcatgaatgaTGGTAGGTGTTACactgacatatttcatgatgatgtcatcatgatgtcatgaatgaTGGTAGGTGTTACactgacatatttcatgatgatgtcatcatgatgtcatgaatgaTGGTAGGTGTTACactgacatatttcatgatgatgtcatcatgatgtcatgaatgaTGGTAGGTGTTATactgacatatttcatgatgatgtcatcatgatgtcatggaTGATGGTAGGTGTTATACTGACATATTTCgtgatgatgtcatcatgatGTCAATGATGGTAGGTGTTATactgacatatttcatgatgatgtcatcataATGTCATGAATGATGGTAGGTGTTATgctgacatatttcatgatgatgtcatcatgatgtcatAAATGATGGTAGGTGTTACactgacatatttcatgatgatgtcatcatgatGCCATGAATGATGGTAGGTGTTACactgacatatttcatgatgatgtcatcatgatgtcatgaatgaTGGTAGGTGTTACactgacatatttcatgatgatgtcatcatgatgtcatgaatgaTGGTAGGTGTTACACTGACATATTTCATCATGatgtcatcatgatgtcatgaatgaTGGTAGGTGTTATactgacatatttcatgatgatgtcatcatgatgtcatgaatgaTGGTAGGTGTTATACTGACATATTTCgtgatgatgtcatcatgatgtcatgaagaTGGTAGGTGTTATACTGACATATGtcatgatgatgtcatcatgatgtcagtgatggtagatgttacactgacatatttcatgatgatgtcatcatgatgtcatgaatgaTGGTAGGTGTTACactgacatatttcatgatgatgttatcatgatgtcatgaatgaTGGTAGATGTTATACTGACATATTTCATCATGatgtcatcatgatgtcatgaatgaTGGTAGGTGTTACACTGACATTTttcatgatgatgtcatcatgatgtcatgaatgaTGGTAGATGTTACactgacatatttcatgatgatgtcatcatgatgtcatggaTGATGGTAGGTGTTACactgacatatttcatgatgatgtcatcatgatgtcatgaatgaTGGTAGGTGTTACACTGACATATTTCgtgatgatgtcatcatgatgtcatgaatgaTGGTAGGTGTTATactgacatatttcatgatgatgtcatcatgatgtcatgaatgaTGGTAGGTGTTATACTGACATATTTCgtgatgatgtcatcatgatgtcatgaagaTGGTAGGTGTTATactgacatatttcatgatgatgtcatcatgatgtcagtgatggtagatgttacactgacatatttcatgatgatgtcatcatgatgtcatgaatgaTGGTAGGTGTTACactgacatatttcatgatgatgttatcatgatgtcatgaatgaTGGTAGATGTTATACTGACATATTTCATCATGatgtcatcatgatgtcatgaatgaTGGTAGGTGTTACACTGACATTTttcatgatgatgtcatcatgatgtcatgaatgaTGGTAGATGTTACACTGACATATTTCATCATGatgtcatcatgatgtcatgaatgaTGGTAGGTGTTACACTGACATATTTCATCATGATGTCATCATGATGTCAATGATGGTAGGTGTTATactgacatatttcatgatgatgtcatcataATGTCATGAATGATGGTAGGTGTTATgctgacatatttcatgatgatgtcatcatgatgtcatggaTGATGGTAGGTGTTACactgacatatttcatgatgatgttatcatgatgtcatgaatgaTGGTAGATGTTATACTGACATATTTCATCATGatgtcatcatgatgtcatgaatgaTGGTAGGTGTTACACTGACATATTTCgtgatgatgtcatcatgatgtcatgaatgaTGGTAGGTGTTATACTGACATATTTCgtgatgatgtcatcatgatgtcatgaatgaTGGTAGATGTTACactgacatatttcatgatgatgtcatcatgatgtcatggaTGATGGTAGGTGTTACactgacatatttcatgatgatgtcatcatgatgtcatgaatgaTGGTAGGTGTTACACTGACATATTTCgtgatgatgtcatcatgatgtcatgaatgaTGGTAGGTGTTATACTGACATATTTCgtgatgatgtcatcatgatGTCAATGATGGTAGGTGTTATTACTTATTATAGGTTTGCTTtactgttttgcttaaatgtgaAAGGAGGATGTGATGAGCCCTGCTGTGCTCGATAGGTAGCAGAACCCTTGAACCACGAGGGTGTGATATGTCATTACTTTTGTGAGATATGTAAGTATATGTGTAACGGACACCTTGACCGACAAAGATGTGACGTGCCATTACCCTGGGGGCATTTGTAACGGAGCGCTTGAAGCATTAGGGTGTTATTAAATTAGTCTCTTCCCTGATGACACCACACCCTTGAGTCACGAGGATGTATTTTACTGTATATAGTCATTGTTTCTTATCCCTTTGTCGTCACTTTACCCTTATGTCCCACTTGCAAACGCAAACAAACAACTGAAATCGCTTGTTCAAGACGGCTGCAAAGTACCGACTGTTGTTCAAAACGGCGGCCAATTTCCGACAGTTGTTCAAAACGGCGGCCAATTTCCGACAGTTGTTCAAAACGGCGGCCAAGTACCGACAGTTGTTCAAAACGGCGGCCAATTTCCGACAGTTGTTCAAAACGGCGGCCAAGTACCGACAGTTGTTCAAAACGGCGGCCAATTTCCGACAGTTGTTCAAAACGGCGGCCAATTTCCGACAGTTGTTCAAAACGGCGGCCAAGTACCGACAGTTGTTCAAAACGGCGGCCAAGTACCGACTGTTGTTCAAAACGGCGGCCAAGTACCGACTGTTGTTCAAAACGGCGGCCAAGTACCGACTGTTGTTCAAAACGGCGGCCAAGTACCGACTGTTGTTCAAAACGGCGGCCAAGTACCGACTGTTGTTCAAGGTGGAAATATTCCCAACTCATCAGCAACAGTTAactgtttgaaacaaaacacaacagcaGCATTGCCCTTGGTGCTTGGTGGTAAAAGCATAATCATCGTGCACCTGGGGTTTTATTTCATAGTTGTGAATAGCATCCGAATAtgtccaagggacgcaactctttaCCTAACTCGTGACAccgaagacccaagttcgattcctcacattggCTCAATGTGCGAAGTTCGATTCTGGGTTCCCCTGTCGTGATGTTTTTGGAATAGTGCTaatagtggcgtaaaactaaactcattcagtattctgttTCTTTACAGGAATGTACCAGAACCTAAGAAAAACTCATAATTCTCTGGCTTACGAAATGACAACAGTATTCACAATCGACCCGAGAGCCTGTCCATAGCCTCGGTCACTACCCCGGCGTGTCGAGACGACTACAGTGACTGGACACACGTCAGACTGCCTGTATATGTTATTTCATGTTAATGACTATGTTTGAGATGCATCATTCTCCAGCCTGTTTCGGTGTCTGGCTGCCCAAGAGAGTCAAGGGTCTGGTGCCATGTCCCATCACCTAAACAATACATTTGCCTTTTCCATTTTATATTGATTAACAATCCCGAAGTGACTGTTCTCATTCCTCTagtgtacacacgatgcagtagcttagtggttaaagcgttcgctcgtcacgctgaagacccgggtttgattctgtGCATGCCGAcagtgtatgaaacccattGATGGCGTCCCCCGTTgttattttgctggaatattgctaaaggcggcgtaaacccaactcactcactcatacacacgGATCATCACAATGTTGGTACCTTTGCTCAGTGAGTCACCTTTTACAGGTCGCTTCAGACACTAGCTGATCGTAAAGTTAACCATGTACAGGTACAAAGATAATGATGTCATGGATTTTTAGGCTGTCCACTGTCGTATACGTAATTGGGAATCGCTCCATCAgcttatgtat comes from the Haliotis asinina isolate JCU_RB_2024 chromosome 12, JCU_Hal_asi_v2, whole genome shotgun sequence genome and includes:
- the LOC137258132 gene encoding uncharacterized protein isoform X1, which encodes MAHFDAVYPQVHYTQLPSRPPSDGCYLFILFPTHGGKNVQEAGQDCVRASRTVGIYGGRFVGIARKVFSYGYESSMDEGCIVFYFPSRDAANMFFRSDPKFKQPDFPQCAGHCQAWVVDRHYTPDSEAALNTFMISEIRLKDPDCYMHYKHNFATPFADLLQKYNAQPYVVQTSSVMGIRRFYKDPNHIVTVHLFRSPLNLEDVMNDGMYQNLRKTHNSLAYEMTTVFTIDPRACP
- the LOC137258132 gene encoding uncharacterized protein isoform X2; this translates as MAFSNGFSTTDKLRKLEEQEKEGNSKTNNPSDGCYLFILFPTHGGKNVQEAGQDCVRASRTVGIYGGRFVGIARKVFSYGYESSMDEGCIVFYFPSRDAANMFFRSDPKFKQPDFPQCAGHCQAWVVDRHYTPDSEAALNTFMISEIRLKDPDCYMHYKHNFATPFADLLQKYNAQPYVVQTSSVMGIRRFYKDPNHIVTVHLFRSPLNLEDVMNDGMYQNLRKTHNSLAYEMTTVFTIDPRACP